A genomic region of Papaver somniferum cultivar HN1 chromosome 7, ASM357369v1, whole genome shotgun sequence contains the following coding sequences:
- the LOC113300547 gene encoding uncharacterized protein LOC113300547, with protein MDDGRVNFPGYTDPNSLLIDGIMSNISSLVQTDTMDFNSLSQMMDRYSSVSALQGEPTCNLRIDNFGAISDPNIPLSRNTIGISNRDPPEQIFRGTALTDASYATSSNGQEILNGVSISSSSGMDSGDLSSVVSNNRGIGTSQLPCNAYMNFGHNLVRSDPEFLAQENDLSWPRQLDSRWEFDNHSMRNSYTTGWNSQETSNSGVDQHPYNYHMPTNHVSRTTFEPSTIDVPNIPDWSSEMNCSGSFREIGCSDQTCRLEEPSLDAGTHRPVSVSQESSSGSDYLQVLQQILADVASFSLGGFENGKTSSERSNMGAKTSGSSNCHTEKGKKGMFPYPPVESSCRDQPIVTLERREVESRKDKLLNLLQLVDRKYNECMDEIHTVISAFRAATELDAQIYTRFTLHTVSSAYKNLRDRIANQILINQDCLSRQSVKEDPSLESSFIQNQWALQQLKRKGHHLWRPQRGLPEKSVSVLRAWMFQNFLHPYPNDAEKHLLSIRSGLTRSQVSNWFINARVRLWKPMIEAMHGEINSRKICSIEDEINSDDQSWSNISH; from the exons ATGGATGATGGAAGGGTGAATTTTCCGGGCTATACAGATCCAAATTCTTTGCTCATTGATGGAATCATGTCCAATATAAGTTCACTAGTTCAGACAGATACTATGGATTTTAACAGCCTCAGCCAAATGATGGATAGATATTCTTCAGTTTCAGCATTGCAGGGAGAACCAACATGTAATCTTCGGATCGATAATTTTGGTGCTATTAGTGATCCAAATATACCACTTTCTAGAAATACTATTGGGATTAGTAACAGGGATCCTCCAGAGCAAATTTTTCGAGGAACAGCCTTGACTGATGCTTCATATGCTACAAGCAGTAACGGTCAAGAAATCCTCAATGGAGTGAGCATATCTTCGTCCTCGGGAATGGATTCAGGAGATTTGAGTTCTGTTGTTTCAAACAATCGCGGTATTGGTACTTCACAATTGCCATGTAATGCATATATGAACTTTGGGCATAATTTGGTGCGAAGTGATCCAGAGTTCTTGGCACAGGAAAATGATTTAAGTTGGCCTCGTCAACTGGATAGTAGATGGGAATTTGATAACCATTCCATGAGAAATTCATACACCACGGGATGGAATTCGCAAGAAACATCTAATTCAGGCGTGGATCAGCATCCATATAACTACCATATGCCCACAAATCATGTCAGTCGCACAACTTTTGAACCTTCTACAATTGATGTACCAAATATCCCAGATTGGTCCTCAGAAATGAATTGTTCGGGGTCTTTTCGGGAAATTGGATGTTCTGATCAAACTTGTAGGCTTGAGGAGCCTTCTCTTGATGCTGGTACACATAGACCGGTTTCAGTCTCTCAAGAATCATCCTCAGGATCAGATTATCTCCAAGTACTGCAACAAATACTGGCTGATGTAGCAAGCTTTTCACTTGGAGGTTTCGAGAATGGGAAAACATCTTCAGAACGATCCAATATGGGTGCAAAGACATCAGGTTCTTCAAACTGCCACACTGAGAAGGGAAAGAAGGGGATGTTCCCTTATCCTCCTGTAGAAAGCAGCTGCAGGGATCAACCAATTGTCACCTTGGAAAGGCGAGAAGTTGAAAGCAGAAAAGATAAACTTTTGAATCTCTTACAACTA GTTGACAGGAAATACAATGAATGCATGGATGAAATCCATACAGTAATATCTGCATTCCGAGCTGCAACAGAGTTAGATGCGCAGATATACACTCGCTTTACTCTTCATACCGTCTCTTCAGCGTACAAGAATCTGAGGGACAGAATTGCCAACCAAATACTAATAAACCAAGACTGTCTCAGCCGTCAAAGTGTGAAGGAGGATCCATCTTTGGAGTCTTCATTCATCCAAAACCAATGGGCTCTGCAGCAGCTAAAGAGAAAAGGTCATCATTTATGGAGGCCACAAAGAGGCTTGCCAGAAAAATCTGTTTCAGTCCTGCGAGCTTGGATGTTTCAGAACTTCCTTCATCC GTACCCAAATGACGCGGAAAAGCATTTGCTCTCAATAAGAAGTGGACTGACAAGGAGCCAG GTCTCTAATTGGTTCATAAATGCACGTGTTCGACTCTGGAAGCCAATGATAGAAGCAATGCATGGAGAGATTAATAGCAGAAAGATCTGTTCTATTGAAGATGAAATTAACAGCGACGATCAAAGCTGGAGTAACATTAGTCACTGA